The Haloterrigena turkmenica DSM 5511 genome includes the window TGGGACAACCAATGACTCGTGCTGGCAAAGAGCGATTTGAGTCTGAAACGGCCGGCGGAGAGCGCTTTCGAGGGGTCGATAACGAAACGTCTTCAATCGCGACGGTTGAAGGGAAACTGTTACCAACGTCGGGCCGAACACCCGGATATGCGTCGACTGCAACTCCTGGGGTGGACCGCGGTCGGGACCGCCCTCTGTGCGCTGGCGGTCCCGTGGTTCCTCTGGGGCGATTCGACGGTCGTCGCCGGCCTGCCGCTGTGGCTCTGGTGGCACGTCGGCTGGATGGGACTCGCGTCCGTCGTCTTCTGGACATTCGCTCAGCGGGCATGGGGTATCGGCATCGAACCCGGACGCGGGGGCGACTCGAGCAAGGCGAGCGAATCCGAGACCTCGGGCCTCGAGCACGGAGATCGCTCGTCGCGACCGGCACCGGGAGGTGACCGGCCGTGAGCGTCGCCTTACAGCTTGGAATTATCGTCGGCTACCTGCTGTTGGCGCTGGCCGTCGGGCTGGTCGCCTACCGCATGACCGACCGGACCGCGGAGGACTTCTATCTCGCGAGTCGGACGCTGGGAACGGTCGTCCTGCTGTTCACGACCTTCGCGACGCTGCTGTCGGCGTTTACCTTTTTCGCCGGTCCGAACATCGCCTACGCGCAGGGTCCCGAGTGGATTCTCGTCATGGGGCTAATGGACGGGATCATCTTTGCCGTCCTCTGGTACGTCATCGGCTACAAGCAGTGGCTGCTCGGCCGCCAGTACGGCTACGTCACGCTCGGCGAGATGCTCGGCGACCGCTTCGGGTCGAAACGGCTCCGCGGGCTGATCGCCGGTATCAGTTTGTTGTACCTCTTCCCGTACGTGATGCTCCAGCAGGTCGGCGCCGGGACCGCCCTCGAGGCGCTCACCGAGGGCGCAGTTCCCTACGCCGCCGGTGCAGGGCTGATCACCGCGTTCATGATCCTCTACGTCGTCGTCGCCGGGATGCGCGGGATCGCCTGGACCGACACCCTGCAGGGCGCGTTCATGCTCGTCACGACGTGGGTCGCGACGATCTGGGTGCTCGCCGCCGTCGGCGGTCCCGGCGCCGCGACCGAAGCGATCGCCTCGAGCGAGGCGACGAGCGGGTTCCTCTCGCTGGGTAGCGCCTACTACACGCCCCAGTGGATGCTTTCGACGGCGATCACGATCGGCTTCGGCGTCGCGATGTTCCCGCAGGTCAACCAGCGGTTCTTCGCCGCGGGCTCGAAGACGGTGCTCAAGCGCTCGTTCGCCCTCTGGCCGATCCTCTGCGTCCTGCTGTTCGTCCCCTCGTTCATGCTCGGCGCGTGGGCCGCCGGCCTCGAGGTGGCGGTGCCGGAGGGCGGTAACGTACTCCCGATCGTGCTCGCCGAGTACACGCCCGTCTGGTTCGCCGCGCTCGTCATCGCCGGCGCGATGGCGGCGATGATGTCCTCTTCGGACTCGATGCTGCTGTCGGGTTCGTCCTATTTCACGCGGGATCTGTGTCGCCCGATCCTCGCGTTCTTCGGACGGGCGCTCTCCGAGCGAGGCGAGGATCTGATCGCCCGCATCGGCGTCGTGGTCTTCGCCAGCGCGGCCTTCCTCGCGAGCCTCTGGAACCCCGCGACACTGTTCGAACTCGGCGACGCCGCCTTCAGCGGGTTCGCACAGCTCGCCCTCCCCGTACTTGTGGCTCTCTACTGGCGCCGGACGACTCGATCGGGGATCACGGCCGGAATCCTCGCCAGTCAGACGTTCTACCTCTTGAGCCTCTTTCTCTCGATCGTTCCCA containing:
- a CDS encoding DUF3311 domain-containing protein, producing the protein MRRLQLLGWTAVGTALCALAVPWFLWGDSTVVAGLPLWLWWHVGWMGLASVVFWTFAQRAWGIGIEPGRGGDSSKASESETSGLEHGDRSSRPAPGGDRP
- a CDS encoding sodium:solute symporter family protein is translated as MSVALQLGIIVGYLLLALAVGLVAYRMTDRTAEDFYLASRTLGTVVLLFTTFATLLSAFTFFAGPNIAYAQGPEWILVMGLMDGIIFAVLWYVIGYKQWLLGRQYGYVTLGEMLGDRFGSKRLRGLIAGISLLYLFPYVMLQQVGAGTALEALTEGAVPYAAGAGLITAFMILYVVVAGMRGIAWTDTLQGAFMLVTTWVATIWVLAAVGGPGAATEAIASSEATSGFLSLGSAYYTPQWMLSTAITIGFGVAMFPQVNQRFFAAGSKTVLKRSFALWPILCVLLFVPSFMLGAWAAGLEVAVPEGGNVLPIVLAEYTPVWFAALVIAGAMAAMMSSSDSMLLSGSSYFTRDLCRPILAFFGRALSERGEDLIARIGVVVFASAAFLASLWNPATLFELGDAAFSGFAQLALPVLVALYWRRTTRSGITAGILASQTFYLLSLFLSIVPSSYAGWTAGIVGMGVGLLVTVAVSLVTTPAAAERRAIYFERLGAD